In the genome of Halapricum salinum, one region contains:
- a CDS encoding CbiX/SirB N-terminal domain-containing protein — MPALVIAAHGSHLNPDSSTPTFEHADTIRETGAFDAVREAFWKEEPHFREVLRTLDSDEVFVVPLFVSEGYFTEEVIPRELRLEEWGPELWDSDGTSATHATCTASDTGQTVHYCGPVGTHRAMSDVIVRRAESVTDDPDVGAGFGLAVVGHGTERNENSAKAIEYHADRIRERDRFDEVRALFMDEDPEVDDVTDFFESDDIVVVPLFIADGYHTQEDIPEDMGLTEDYRTGWETPAEVDGKRIWYSGAVGTEPLLADVILERAADAGADVEDALEMVRKRTGGAALIEQ, encoded by the coding sequence ATGCCTGCGCTCGTCATCGCCGCCCACGGCTCGCATCTCAACCCCGATTCGAGCACGCCGACGTTCGAGCACGCCGACACCATCCGCGAGACGGGTGCGTTCGACGCAGTTCGGGAAGCCTTCTGGAAAGAAGAGCCCCACTTCCGGGAGGTACTGCGGACGCTCGACAGCGACGAGGTCTTCGTCGTCCCGCTATTCGTCAGCGAGGGCTACTTCACCGAGGAGGTCATCCCGCGGGAACTCCGCCTGGAAGAGTGGGGCCCGGAGCTGTGGGACTCCGACGGAACGAGCGCAACCCACGCCACCTGTACCGCGAGCGACACCGGTCAGACCGTCCACTACTGCGGACCCGTCGGCACCCATCGGGCGATGAGCGACGTGATCGTTCGTCGGGCCGAGTCGGTCACCGACGACCCCGACGTGGGCGCCGGATTCGGACTCGCAGTGGTCGGCCACGGGACCGAGCGCAACGAAAACTCCGCGAAGGCCATCGAGTACCACGCCGATCGGATCCGCGAACGCGACCGTTTCGACGAAGTGCGGGCGCTGTTCATGGACGAAGACCCCGAGGTCGACGACGTGACCGACTTCTTCGAGAGCGACGATATCGTGGTGGTCCCGCTGTTCATCGCCGACGGCTATCACACCCAGGAGGACATCCCCGAGGACATGGGCCTCACAGAGGACTACCGGACGGGCTGGGAGACGCCCGCCGAGGTCGACGGCAAGCGCATCTGGTACTCGGGGGCCGTCGGGACCGAGCCGCTGCTGGCCGACGTGATCCTCGAACGGGCGGCTGACGCCGGCGCAGATGTCGAAGATGCGCTGGAGATGGTGCGCAAGCGGACAGGCGGCGCGGCGCTGATCGAGCAGTAA
- a CDS encoding DR2241 family protein, whose translation MDTSPYEALAEAAADGVEFDGLVATREGGQLLVETPEETLTAPVETPRSALAEVGEYVENWFFWHQVAPQAESRWAFLRWLERAGGHAVPERYDALEDGLSRSWGQLRVTATLDDDQRRYDLRHEADADRAAADLQRSDDPRDARDITKLDADGEYRPLKTAPTLRSGWVFPDLDATDLVAAVDFFYPATIENWHREREGDLDISHWHETMARQTGIYGVVETWDRQEGHDHVEWVAEACCDDSQCLKRREWDYDAETPLETDGGSGVFPCREPCSIVVSAARQWTKQEGKQALTYEFELTPTEKEQLEAVVDAVAEGRIDDIRPADVRNEANQLRIRFLRAKLFDDDGNLGGVQTSDE comes from the coding sequence ATGGACACGTCGCCGTACGAGGCGCTGGCGGAGGCGGCCGCCGACGGAGTCGAGTTCGACGGGCTGGTCGCCACGCGAGAAGGAGGGCAGCTGTTGGTCGAGACGCCCGAGGAGACCCTGACCGCGCCGGTCGAGACGCCACGGTCGGCGCTTGCGGAAGTCGGCGAGTACGTCGAAAACTGGTTCTTCTGGCATCAGGTCGCGCCCCAGGCCGAATCCCGGTGGGCGTTTCTCCGCTGGCTCGAACGGGCCGGCGGTCACGCGGTCCCGGAGCGCTACGACGCACTCGAAGACGGGCTCTCGCGATCGTGGGGTCAGCTCCGCGTCACCGCGACGCTGGACGACGACCAGCGCCGGTACGACCTCCGCCACGAGGCCGACGCCGACCGCGCGGCCGCCGATCTACAGCGCTCCGACGACCCACGAGACGCCCGCGATATCACGAAGCTCGACGCCGACGGGGAGTACCGACCGCTCAAGACCGCGCCGACGCTCCGTTCGGGCTGGGTCTTCCCCGACCTCGACGCCACCGACCTCGTCGCTGCTGTCGATTTCTTCTACCCGGCGACGATCGAGAACTGGCATCGCGAGCGCGAGGGCGACCTCGATATCTCGCACTGGCACGAGACGATGGCCCGCCAGACCGGGATCTACGGCGTGGTCGAAACCTGGGATCGCCAGGAGGGTCACGACCACGTCGAGTGGGTCGCCGAGGCCTGCTGTGACGACTCCCAGTGTCTCAAGCGCCGCGAGTGGGACTACGACGCCGAGACGCCGCTGGAGACGGACGGCGGCTCGGGCGTCTTCCCCTGCCGAGAGCCCTGTTCGATCGTCGTCTCGGCGGCCCGGCAGTGGACCAAACAGGAGGGCAAGCAGGCCCTGACCTACGAGTTCGAACTCACCCCGACCGAGAAGGAGCAGCTCGAAGCGGTCGTCGACGCCGTCGCAGAGGGTCGAATCGACGACATCCGCCCGGCGGACGTCCGCAACGAGGCCAATCAGCTCCGGATTCGGTTCCTCCGGGCGAAACTGTTCGACGACGACGGGAATTTGGGTGGCGTGCAGACCAGCGACGAGTGA